A stretch of Coccidioides posadasii str. Silveira chromosome 2, complete sequence DNA encodes these proteins:
- the UTP4 gene encoding U3 small nucleolar RNA-associated protein (BUSCO:95253at4751~EggNog:ENOG410PFRR~COG:A~BUSCO:1212at33183): MDIHRCRFVPYNPQAINALAFSHPPSTELQGRGVPTLRLAIGRANGDIELWNPSKGTWFQETILRGGKDRSIEGLAWTVDPGEKDSEGNDLPGKLRLFSIGYSSVVTEWDLEKGRPARHSSGNYGEIWCLAAQPRWESRNKKKDGKQLPPAEGEYMGQHLAVGCADGAIVILSTADGDLKYLRTMRPSTKKSRVLNITFQNRNTIVAAYADSSIRIFDIRSGKLLRTVTLGKGPNKAVKELLVWSVKCLPDGTIVSGDSAGEVRFWDSKNYSLIQRIQSHQADVLDIAVSADGESVVSAGADQRTAVYRLKAPEKGAKTRRWVEVMHRRYHTHDVKALAVYETKDISVFVSGGLDTVPVVVPLRSIGKELHRKLPSLPQSPPLSSSPSSRLLMGWWDREVNIWRVSQPSKSLESQQHRLVAKVLFQGEENLTSAALSSDGKLLVAASVSQIKAFCLSPREDGDKPGLQVNKLEIPFEISKWGAKEIAISPDSKWLCFVRSDNVICMARIDIDPEIPGRPQILPGISKLRRAQRNVQRGKLHHGSLGAYDRTIRCIAFSSDSNIVACGDLAGFVDAWVLEDKSNLLTNGQIPEKAADSKLSDDDSSDEEAGSTNTYGQRWIVPRFDSPIPRLKSGVLLMTFRPSYESQSKHLTNGVTSNSSPSHNLSIGDDRLVVLTTEHHISEFNVLEGKLTGWSRRNPKSYLPKDFTIVKDRAMGALWDKKGTSERLWLYGPSWLWMFDLAQDFPAPAEPDNEEKAVAAINNDSTTEPSPSKKRKRGETKESKTRQPNSGAGDRVPYWQDNIGLGRKMRKVIGDDGETAQWIPIDLKKPADPAQMGDEAADHYEEPSKSILAEFRREPQGDGSGSQEENGEWQQQQQLDEGTSAIRPQSSSNLPNEASEANDHDVEGTTADLQVQEVPGSESKAESRTKHRRSRNPRRWWHTFKYREILGIVPLGQGFTAGDAAGASWANEGMGGLEVAVVERPMWDVALPGRYVRDYE; this comes from the exons ATGGACATCCACCGGTGTCGCTTCGTGCCATACAACCCGCAGGCGATCAACGCGCTCGCGTTCTCACACCCACCATCAACGGAGCTGCAAGGTCGTGGAGTCCCGACGTTGCGACTGGCGATTGGCCGTGCCAACGGTGACATCGAGCTCTGGAATCCAAGTAAAGGAACTTGGTTCCAAGAGACCATTCTGCGCGGTGGGAAGGACCGGAGCATCGAAGGTCTTGCGTGGACGGTTGACCCGGGCGAGAAGGATTCCGAGGGCAATGATCTCCCCGGTAAGCTACGGCTCTTTAGCATCGGGTATTCCAGCGTTGTGACGGAATGGGACCTTGAGAAGGGTCGCCCGGCGAGACATTCGAGCGGGAATTATGGCGAAATTTGGTGTTTGGCAGCGCAGCCTAGATGGGAATCGAGAaacaagaagaaagatgGGAAACAGTTGCCTCCGGCGGAGGGAGAGTATATGGGACAGCATCTTGCAGTGGGATGTGCGGATGGGGCAATTGTAATATTGTCTACTGCTGATGGGGATCTTAAATATCTCCGCACGATGAGGCCTTCGACCAAAAAGTCGCGTGTTCTTAATATCACCTTTCAGAACCGGAATACCATCGTCGCCGCCTATGCCGATAGCTCCATTCGGATATTCGATATCCGCAGCGGCAAACTCCTTCGCACCGTCACTCTCGGGAAGGGACCAAACAAGGCAGTGAAAGAGCTTCTAGTCTGGTCCGTGAAATGCTTACCCGACGGAACAATTGTATCGGGCGATTCTGCTGGTGAAGTGCGTTTTTGGGACTCTAAGAATTATTCTTTAATTCAACGGATACAGAGCCATCAGGCAGATGTGCTTGACATCGCTGTTAGTGCGGACGGGGAATCGGTCGTCAGTGCTGGCGCAGATCAACGAACGGCCGTTTACAGACTGAAGGCTCCCGAGAAAGGAGCGAAAACTAGGCGCTGGGTTGAAGTCATGCACCGTCGATACCATACCCATGACGTCAAAGCACTCGCGGTCTACGAAACGAAGGACATCAGTGTCTTCGTCTCCGGAG GTCTGGACACCGTGCCGGTTGTGGTTCCGCTACGAAGTATCGGAAAGGAGCTACATAGAAAACTCCCGAGCCTTCCTCAATCACCACCCCTATCATCATCCCCTTCATCGCGGCTGCTAATGGGCTGGTGGGATCGCGAAGTCAATATATGGCGTGTGTCCCAGCCGTCCAAATCGCTCGAATCCCAACAACACCGACTCGTTGCAAAAGTTCTCTTTCAG GGTGAAGAGAATCTAACTTCTGCGGCCCTTTCATCCGATGGGAAACTTCTTGTGGCAGCCTCCGTCTCGCAAATCaaagctttctgcttatCTCCCAGAGAAGACGGGGACAAACCAGGCCTCCAGGTCAATAAACTCGAGATTCCTTTCGAGATTTCAAAATGGGGAGCGAAGGAGATAGCGATTTCGCCAGATAGCAAATGGCTCTGCTTTGTACGATCAGATAACGTTATTTGTATGGCCAGGATCGACATCGATCCAGAAATCCCGGGCCGTCCTCAGATACTTCCTGGAATAAGCAAATTGCGTCGCGCACAGCGAAATGTGCAGCGTGGAAAACTACACCATGGATCCCTTGGTGCGTACGACCGGACAATACGGTGTATTGCCTTCTCCAGTGACAGTAATATTGTGGCATGCGGTGATCTTGCAGGCTTTGTGGATGCATGGGTGTTAGAAGACAAGTCAAACTTATTGACAAACGGTCAAATTCCCGAAAAGGCTGCCGATTCTAAGCTATCTGATGATGATTCTTCCGACGAAGAGGCCGGCAGTACAAATACCTACGGCCAACGCTGGATTGTTCCTCGTTTTGACTCGCCTATACCCCGGCTTAAGTCGGGAGTCCTATTAATGACGTTCCGCCCTTCATATGAATCGCAGTCCAAACATCTCACAAATGGTGTCACATCCAACAGCTCTCCTTCTCACAACCTCTCCATCGGTGATGATAGATTAGTGGTTTTGACCACCGAACATCACATCTCCGAATTCAATGTACTCGAGGGCAAACTTACAGGTTGGTCTCGAAGAAACCCTAAATCATATCTACCAAAGGATTTCACTATCGTCAAGGACAGGGCTATGGGAGCACTTTGGGATAAAAAGGGGACCAGCGAACGTCTATGGTTATATGGACCGAGCTGGCTTTGGATGTTTGACTTAGCACAGGACTTCCCCGCCCCTGCGGAACCCGACAACGAAGAGAAAGCCGTTGCAGCAATAAACAACGATAGCACGACTGAGCCCTCCCCATCAAAGAAGCgaaagagaggagagacCAAGGAGAGCAAAACAAGACAGCCCAACTCCGGCGCTGGAGATAGAGTGCCTTATTGGCAGGATAATATCGGCCTAGGAAGAAAGATGCGCAAGGTGATCGGGGACGATGGAGAAACAGCTCAGTGGATACCGATTGACCTGAAGAAGCCTGCCGACCCAGCCCAGATGGGTGACGAAGCAGCCGATCACTATGAGGAGCCTAGCAAATCCATCCTGGCCGAATTTCGGCGGGAGCCACAGGGCGATGGGTCGGGCTCGCAAGAGGAAAATGGTGAgtggcagcagcagcagcagcttgATGAAGGAACGTCGGCCATTAGGCCCCAATCCTCCTCCAACTTGCCTAATG AAGCATCCGAAGCGAACGACCATGATGTCGAAGGAACGACGGCGGACCTTCAAGTGCAGGAAGTACCCGGTTCAGAGTCGAAAGCAGAGTCTAGAACGAAACATCGCCGCAGTCGTAACCCTCGCCGGTGGTGGCATACGTTCAAATATCGTGAGATACTCGGGATCGTGCCGTTGGGTCAAGGATTCACCGCTGGAGACGCGGCTGGGGCTTCATGGGCCAATGAGGGAATGGGGGGATTGGAGGTCGCAGTAGTGGAGCGGCCGATGTGGGATGTGGCGCTGCCTGGACGATATGTTAGAGACTACGAATGA